Proteins encoded together in one uncultured Desulfosarcina sp. window:
- a CDS encoding MipA/OmpV family protein, protein MKVCKYMIVGKKSKPIFLGLLISLFILMGHDGRCEEKIIEQQHVNAPEKWGIAMGIRSATIPFDTNKGTVNDVVPLIFYENGPLFIDGLEFGYRVLQHERWTLSPFARYRFFDIPNEYQNEIRESGLDLGGQYTYHFTDWFHLDVEVLSDQSGRWYANLAPGFNWEQGRWEFRSSARFRWKSADFNNFYYGLGREEPGSAVDTQILADIRFHVWRNLYLLGRGGILFLDSDTRDISFVDDSTQAEAFLGIGFFNDKKEPVDTLASKPYIRLAHGWGTESNLGEIVTGNTESDPYNNQLTSVFFGVPLADELFTLPIATYLTPGLVHHHSSDVQDRSTEYVLAVKFYYTIKWPTPWRLGFAEGLSYLDRIPYLEEKDMQEKGYRPSQLLNYLDFSVDIDLGKLFRVQWMEDLWLGYSIHHRSGIFSTSSAFGRISGGSNYNTVYLQYHW, encoded by the coding sequence ATGAAAGTGTGTAAATACATGATCGTCGGTAAAAAATCGAAACCAATTTTTTTGGGGCTATTGATATCGCTTTTCATTCTCATGGGCCATGATGGGCGCTGTGAGGAGAAAATCATTGAACAACAACATGTCAATGCCCCCGAGAAGTGGGGTATCGCCATGGGCATCCGATCGGCGACCATTCCATTCGATACGAACAAAGGCACGGTCAACGATGTTGTGCCGTTGATTTTTTATGAGAACGGTCCGCTGTTTATCGATGGCCTCGAGTTCGGCTACAGGGTTTTACAACATGAAAGATGGACATTAAGTCCGTTTGCCAGATACCGATTTTTCGACATTCCCAATGAGTATCAGAATGAAATACGGGAGTCCGGCCTGGATCTGGGGGGACAATATACCTATCATTTCACGGACTGGTTCCATTTGGATGTCGAGGTCTTGAGCGATCAAAGCGGTCGTTGGTATGCCAATCTGGCTCCCGGTTTCAATTGGGAACAGGGGCGCTGGGAATTCAGGTCTTCGGCTCGCTTTCGCTGGAAAAGCGCTGATTTCAACAACTTCTACTACGGTCTGGGAAGAGAAGAGCCGGGCAGTGCCGTGGACACCCAGATCCTCGCGGACATTCGTTTTCACGTGTGGCGAAACCTGTATCTTCTGGGAAGGGGCGGTATTCTCTTTCTGGATTCCGACACCCGGGACATCTCTTTCGTCGATGACTCCACACAGGCCGAAGCGTTTTTAGGGATCGGGTTCTTCAATGACAAAAAGGAGCCGGTGGATACGCTGGCATCCAAACCCTATATCCGTCTGGCCCATGGATGGGGAACCGAATCCAATCTGGGAGAAATTGTTACCGGAAATACCGAGAGCGATCCCTACAATAATCAACTCACCTCGGTTTTTTTCGGCGTTCCCCTTGCCGATGAGCTGTTTACCCTCCCGATTGCCACCTATCTGACGCCCGGACTCGTTCATCATCATTCATCGGACGTGCAGGACCGATCCACCGAATACGTCCTGGCGGTTAAATTTTATTACACGATCAAATGGCCCACTCCATGGCGCCTGGGTTTTGCGGAGGGCCTGTCGTATCTGGATCGGATTCCCTACCTGGAAGAAAAAGACATGCAGGAGAAAGGGTACAGACCCAGCCAGCTGCTCAATTACCTGGATTTCTCGGTAGACATCGACTTGGGTAAGCTTTTCCGTGTCCAATGGATGGAAGATCTGTGGTTGGGATACAGCATTCATCACCGATCCGGGATTTTTTCGACATCTTCCGCTTTTGGCAGGATTTCCGGAGGCAGCAATTACAATACGGTATATCTTCAATATCACTGGTAA
- a CDS encoding glycine zipper 2TM domain-containing protein, which produces MRRTITTVAILASFAFFLAGCQTSQGGRTYTPGQAQTALEVYYGTVLKVSDVTIQAPQTGGGAVAGAVVGGVVGSTVGSGRGRRLATTAGALGGAAMGSAVESSAAQKAALEIEVEMDDGRILVVVQEKDDEFAVGDRVRLIKSPDGTHRIRQ; this is translated from the coding sequence ATGAGAAGAACAATAACCACCGTCGCCATTCTTGCGAGTTTTGCTTTCTTTCTGGCAGGCTGCCAAACCAGTCAGGGAGGCAGAACCTATACACCGGGTCAGGCGCAAACGGCACTTGAAGTATATTATGGAACGGTCCTGAAGGTCTCGGATGTCACGATCCAGGCCCCACAAACCGGTGGCGGGGCGGTCGCAGGCGCAGTCGTCGGCGGCGTTGTCGGCTCCACCGTTGGCAGCGGTCGGGGCCGAAGGCTGGCGACAACCGCCGGCGCTCTGGGAGGGGCGGCTATGGGCAGTGCCGTAGAAAGCTCGGCCGCCCAGAAAGCTGCCCTTGAAATCGAAGTCGAAATGGATGACGGCCGCATTCTTGTGGTCGTGCAGGAAAAAGACGATGAATTCGCCGTCGGAGACCGCGTCCGCCTCATTAAAAGCCCGGATGGGACCCATCGGATCAGGCAATAG